A single region of the Podospora pseudopauciseta strain CBS 411.78 chromosome 1, whole genome shotgun sequence genome encodes:
- the PaKMT6 gene encoding H3K27me3 methyltransferase (EggNog:ENOG503NZVU; COG:K) gives MVSSGRIVVDLTADSTSASEDGGSEGGDGVADETGVRTTTLNHPHNGDRLRSQLASQPYVSERPHHHARNSAPQHGKASRGPSPSSLSDATATSAPASRRRTPNGSPVAKSKSGLDGTPSKSIMRFSTRDEIRDSQSPTLKNTAQHPTPQSQTSLSLQLSEFRGHETPKSMTPQKVDDWTVDSIADILRSFVNEVSEDHAHLVHFLLDEDERNAPKPQHISSVDAFADMKPLTVDHDESAGNEIETMTLKFKQHSGEQGKAIRAHGKHIDFPVVCIASDRQSVPRYRFHHVEIRKNILAPNSMLNFVPHLRDVDPNSAEEKRYAEWLNELETLDKLSGFKALGRVQRLAKRAQNEYAAILSTYLEPWLERLAIDGCTKTTLIRYMASQPESDDAITPQQRSHLLDTYNEGAGSPRGSRAAKLFTEAFDKVFGDPKNQRPITLSDVLKLDKAVEPILDNRKTKNTPSAQRHQNRELTQKVVESLGSYSALGCLICFSHDCEHGEIDGDNQKRCLSLDEIGGVASALRAKWMAQLQDHSSKQSSLVLKSNPQPCRNSCYRTHDTGKPGYVEKPWSGNEVTVLEQVFATLGYSSSLMPQCFVAAVLNRPCWDVHRKFRELSLALPAVPEAFETVKGPKPVTWYDRRKKQLLSGWEDATVTHEHSLREIWTPCHHEGACTAANGCQCASKGRHPVLCERFCLCTAETCALKFTGCACHSLGKTCIQRQKEGKPCICVQLNRECDPVLCKGCGAKERADPENAYDEQLHSTGCQNVPMQRGATKAVVIGSSQLEGCGYGLFAAEDIAQDEFIIEYTGELISHDEGVRRENRRGDVFDEENKISYLFTLLEQEGIWVDAAIYGNLSRYINHANDTCNITPKIMYVNHEFRIKFSALRDIKAGEELFFNYGDNFPNLTKKLVESRESGGKEKGSGNGAPKRKGGAQRAAPRKTTSKSSRHLDYRGSDDELFFDELRRRQDDEDGVDYGETPNKKQRGKRGGARPGAGRKKKQAQPAEETGEYQHATEISDSQGESGALEETPSRRRISKHPYASTAFGANGAVSGPGQEPVKKISKRGGARPGAGRKPKHRPGTAKTTSSSKIGKTSPGSSTTSPSNSSEKSINNIGRHGTDSEDHPLAYRNRFSRPGPSTLSNSISTTAAGKKRKASDFEEEAQSPSGDGDHHRDFESHVQSNRNNSAGLYRQSIFQPIDSSTSSHSDQSVVNGRGGGRYNDDDNEGDEDDDDDDDSVRGSRKRQKPWRYRDEKE, from the exons ATGGTCTCGTCCGGGAGAATTGTGGTGGATTTGACGGCGGATTCGACCTCAGCTAGTGAAGATGGGGGGAGTGAAGGTGGCGATGGTGTGGCCGACGAAACTGGTGTCAGGACAACGACCTTGAACCACCCTCACAACGGCGACCGGCTGCGATCACAACTAGCTTCACAACCCTATGTGTCTGAGCGGCCCCATCACCATGCGCGGAACTCGGCTCCGCAACATGGGAAAGCTAGTAGAGGGCCTAGTCCCTCCTCTTTATCTGATGCTACAGCCACATCCGCGCCTGCGAGTAGAAGGCGGACTCCCAATGGGTCACCAGTGGCTAAGAGCAAGTCAGGGCTGGATGGAACACCATCAAAGTCAATAATGCGATTTTCAACACGGGACGAGATTCGGGATTCACAGTCGCCAACTCTCAAAAATACGGCCCAGCACCCGACCCCGCAGTCGCAAACTTCACTTTCGCTCCAACTCTCAGAGTTCAGAGGCCACGAGACGCCGAAATCAATGACGCCACAAAAGGTCGACGATTGGACAGTAGACTCCATTGCCGACATCCTCAGGTCCTTTGTGAATGAGGTCAGTGAGGATCATGCGCATCTCGTTCATTTTCTGCTTGATGAAGACGAGAGAAATGCGCCCAAGCCTCAACACATTAGCTCTGTGGATGCGTTCGCCGATATGAAACCTCTCACGGTTGACCATGATGAATCGGCTGGGAATGAAATAGAGACTATGACTCTCAAATTCAAG CAACATAGTGGCGAGCAAGGGAAAGCCATAAGAGCACACGGGAAACATATCGATTTCCCTGTTGTGTGCATCGCCTCAGACAGGCAAAGTGTTCCACGATACAGGTTTCATCATGTTGAAATTCGCAAAAATATTCTTGCGCCAAATTCCATGCTAAACTTTGTGCCACATCTTCGTGATGTTGACCCGAACTCGGCTGAGGAAAAGAGGTACGCCGAGTGGCTCAATGAACTGGAGACTCTTGATAAGTTGTCTGGCTTCAAAGCCCTTGGTCGGGTACAGAGGCTGGCCAAGAGAGCGCAGAATGAATACGCAGCTATCTTATCAACCTACCTGGAGCCGTGGTTGGAGAGGCTGGCCATTGACGGCTGCACCAAAACCACTCTCATCCGCTACATGGCAAGCCAGCCAGAGAGTGATGATGCCATCACCCCGCAACAGAGGAGCCACCTTCTTGACACATACAACGAAGGTGCTGGGTCACCCCGTGGTTCTAGAGCAGCCAAGCTCTTCACTGAAGCTTTTGACAAAGTCTTTGGTGACCCCAAGAACCAGAGACCCATCACCCTCAGTGATGTCTTGAAGCTAGACAAGGCCGTGGAGCCTATCTTGGACAACAGGAAGACCAAGAATACGCCGAGTGCCCAAAGGCATCAGAATAGAGAGCTGACGCAAAAGGTTGTGGAATCTCTGGGGAGCTACTCGGCGTTGGGCTGTCTGATCTGTTTCAGTCATGACTGTGAGCACGGTGAAATCGATGGAGATAATCAGAAGCGGTGCTTGTCTCTCGATGAAATCGGCGGTGTTGCATCTGCTCTGCGGGCTAAGTGGATGGCACAACTTCAAGACCACTCAAGCAAACAATCAAGCCTTGTCTTGAAATCAAATCCCCAACCTTGCCGGAATTCCTGCTATCGCACTCACGATACCGGGAAACCAGGTTATGTGGAAAAGCCATGGTCTGGAAACGAGGTCACGGTCCTTGAGCAGGTGTTTGCGACTCTGGGCTACAGCTCGTCCCTCATGCCGCAGtgttttgttgctgctgtgctgAACCGGCCCTGTTGGGATGTACATCGCAAATTCAGGGAGCTCAGCCTGGCACTTCCTGCTGTCCCCGAGGCTTTTGAGACCGTCAAGGGACCCAAGCCAGTTACGTGGTATGATCGGAGAAAGAAGCAGCTATTGAGTGGTTGGGAAGATGCAACTGTCACGCACGAGCATTCGCTACGGGAAATATGGACGCCCTGCCATCACGAGGGTGCGTGTACGGCTGCGAACGGCTGCCAATGTGCATCCAAGGGGAGACACCCCGTCCTCTGCGAGCGATTCTGCTTATGTACGGCAGAAACATGTGCCCTCAAGTTTACTGGGTGTGCCTGCCATTCGCTAGGCAAGACATGTATCCAACGCCAGAAAGAAGGGAAGCCGTGTATCTGTGTTCAACTCAACCGGGAATGCGACCCTGTCCTTTGCAAGGGATGTGGAGCGAAGGAGAGAGCTGATCCTGAGAACGCCTACGATGAACAGCTTCATTCGACGGGGTGTCAGAATGTACCCATGCAACGCGGCGCCACCAAGGCGGTCGTGATAGGTTCCTCCCAGCTGGAGGGCTGTGGATATGGTCTCTTTGCTGCGGAGGATATAGCGCAGGACGAGTTTATCATTGAGTACACTGGCGAACTTATTAGCCACGACGAGGGCGTTCGCCGCGAGAATCGCCGCGGTGACGTGTTTGACGAGGAAAACAAGATTTCATATCTTTTCACGCTTCTTGAGCAGGAGGGCATATGGGTGGACGCGGCCATTTATGGGAACCTCAGCCGGTACATCAACCATGCCAACGACACCTGCAACATCACCCCAAAAATCATGTATGTCAACCATGAGTTCCGCATCAAGTTCTCGGCACTTCGTGACATCAAGGCCGGGGAGGAGTTATTCTTTAACTACGGTGACAACTTCCCTAACTTGACCAAGAAGCTCGTAGAGTCACGAGAGAGCGgtgggaaggaaaagggcaGCGGGAATGGCGCGCCGAAGCGCAAAGGAGGCGCTCAACGTGCTGCCCCCCGCAAAACCACATCCAAGTCGAGCCGGCATTTGGACTATCGAGGCAGTGACGATGAGTTGTTCTTTGACGAGTTACGCCGCCggcaagatgatgaagatggcgtgGACTATGGGGAGACCCCTAACAAGAAGCAACGTGGTAAACGAGGCGGAGCAAGGCCTGGTGCTGGTCGTAAGAAAAAACAAGCACAGCCGGCTGAGGAAACCGGCGAATACCAACACGCCACCGAGATTAGTGATAGTCAAGGCGAGAGCGGGGCCCTAGAAGAAACTCCTTCACGACGGCGCATCTCCAAACATCCATATGCCAGCACGGCATTTGGCGCCAATGGCGCAGTTAGCGGCCCTGGTCAGGAACCCGTGAAGAAAATCTCTAAGAGAGGGGGCGCACGACCTGGCGCAGGGCGCAAACCAAAGCATCGACCTGGCACCGCTAAGactaccagcagcagcaagattGGAAAGACGAGTCCCGGCAGCAGCACTACTAGTCCTAGCAACAGCAGCGAGAaatccatcaacaacatcggAAGGCATGGCACCGACTCCGAAGATCACCCACTCGCCTACCGCAACCGGTTTTCTCGCCCCGGGCCCTCAACGCTCTCAAACTCCATCTCTACCACAGCGGCGGGTAAGAAGCGCAAGGCCTCCGActtcgaggaggaggctcagAGCCCGTCAGGTGA